In Streptomyces seoulensis, the following are encoded in one genomic region:
- a CDS encoding isoprenylcysteine carboxyl methyltransferase family protein: MIWYALLVAAVAGERVAELVVARRNERWSRARRAIVMGDGHYPAMVALHTGLLVGCPLEVWLGGRPFVPALGWPMLAVLVGAQALRWWCIGTLGPRWNTRVIVVPGLPLVARGPYRLLRHPNYVAVVAEGVALPLVHTAWVTAVAFTVLNAAVLTVRVRCENQALAAAVVA; the protein is encoded by the coding sequence ATGATCTGGTACGCGCTGCTGGTGGCCGCCGTCGCGGGTGAGCGGGTCGCCGAACTCGTCGTGGCCCGCCGCAACGAGCGGTGGAGCAGGGCCCGTCGGGCGATCGTCATGGGCGACGGTCACTATCCGGCGATGGTCGCGCTGCACACGGGTCTGCTGGTCGGCTGCCCGCTCGAAGTGTGGCTCGGCGGGCGGCCGTTCGTGCCCGCGCTGGGCTGGCCGATGCTGGCCGTGCTGGTGGGCGCGCAGGCGTTGCGGTGGTGGTGCATCGGCACGCTCGGGCCGCGCTGGAACACCCGGGTGATCGTCGTACCGGGGCTGCCGCTGGTGGCGCGGGGGCCGTACCGGCTGCTGCGGCACCCGAACTACGTGGCCGTGGTGGCCGAGGGTGTGGCGTTGCCGCTGGTGCACACCGCCTGGGTGACCGCCGTCGCCTTCACGGTGCTGAACGCCGCCGTGCTGACCGTGCGCGTCCGCTGCGAGAACCAGGCGCTGGCCGCGGCGGTCGTGGCGTGA
- a CDS encoding type III polyketide synthase, protein MTRIAAVHGALAPYRFAQAEITDMVAGACLPEGADRRVLDRLHRNAGVRSRHMTLPLDRYGTLDGFGAANDLFISTATELGARVVREALHTAQLTAADVDLLVLTSVTGVAVPSVDARVASGLGMRPDLRRVPLFGLGCAGGAAGLARVHDFLLGRPGQVAVLLSVELCSLTFQRGDASTANLVATGLFGDGATAVVVCGAERAGAFTGPVIVDSRSRLYPDAGGVLGWDIGDSGFKVVLDPEIPQVLRHHLADDVREFLDDHGLKPRDVTAWVCHPGGPRVLEAVTEALDLDAEELALSWRHLAEVGNLSSSSVLHILRDTLAERRPPPGTPGLLLAIGPGLACELVLLSW, encoded by the coding sequence ATGACGCGGATCGCCGCCGTGCACGGTGCTCTCGCGCCGTACCGCTTCGCCCAGGCCGAGATCACCGACATGGTGGCCGGTGCCTGTCTGCCCGAGGGCGCCGACCGGCGGGTACTGGACCGGCTGCACCGCAACGCCGGGGTCCGCTCCCGGCACATGACGCTGCCGCTCGACCGGTACGGGACGCTGGACGGCTTCGGCGCCGCCAACGACCTGTTCATCAGCACCGCCACCGAGCTGGGCGCCCGCGTGGTCCGGGAGGCGCTGCACACCGCCCAGCTGACGGCGGCCGATGTCGACCTGCTGGTCCTCACCTCGGTCACCGGGGTCGCCGTGCCGTCCGTCGACGCGCGGGTGGCGAGCGGGCTCGGAATGCGCCCCGACCTGCGGCGGGTGCCGTTGTTCGGGCTGGGCTGCGCCGGGGGCGCGGCCGGGCTGGCACGGGTGCACGACTTCCTGCTGGGACGGCCCGGCCAGGTGGCGGTGCTGCTGTCGGTCGAGCTGTGCTCGCTCACCTTCCAGCGCGGCGACGCCTCGACGGCCAACCTCGTCGCCACCGGCCTCTTCGGGGACGGCGCGACCGCGGTGGTGGTCTGCGGGGCGGAGCGCGCGGGCGCGTTCACCGGTCCGGTGATCGTGGACTCGCGCAGCCGTCTGTATCCGGACGCGGGCGGGGTGCTGGGGTGGGACATCGGGGACTCGGGGTTCAAGGTCGTCCTCGATCCGGAGATCCCCCAGGTGCTCCGGCACCATCTGGCCGACGACGTGCGGGAGTTCCTCGACGACCACGGGCTGAAGCCGCGGGACGTGACGGCCTGGGTGTGCCATCCCGGCGGCCCCCGCGTCCTGGAGGCCGTCACCGAGGCGCTCGACCTGGACGCCGAGGAACTCGCTTTGAGCTGGCGGCACTTGGCCGAGGTGGGCAACCTCTCCTCGTCCTCCGTGCTGCACATCCTGCGCGACACCCTCGCCGAACGCCGCCCGCCGCCCGGCACTCCGGGCCTGCTGCTGGCCATCGGGCCGGGGCTGGCCTGCGAGTTGGTGCTGCTGAGCTGGTGA
- a CDS encoding UbiA family prenyltransferase has product MVTPEQSTIPARRVSALAGSCHPGPLVVVTALTAALAVTAGQEPGRCLLTTGAVLTGQLSIGWCNDAYDARRDSATGRRGKPVADGAIGAREVWTAACAALALCVPLSFACGWAAGAAHLTAVAAAWAYDLRLKATRWSWAPYALAFAALPAFVTLGLPGRPWPAWWVLAAGALLGVGAHLGNVLPDIRGDLATGVRGWPQLLGPGRVRLLLPVPLVTASALLALGPAGPPGVRQLAGLAGAGLIAVAGTVLGRRRERAAFAAAVAVAALDVALLLSGGGLGTGAS; this is encoded by the coding sequence GTGGTGACCCCCGAGCAGTCGACGATCCCGGCCCGCAGGGTCTCCGCCCTGGCCGGGTCCTGCCACCCCGGCCCGCTGGTGGTCGTCACCGCCCTGACGGCGGCGCTGGCCGTGACGGCCGGCCAGGAACCGGGCCGCTGCCTGCTCACCACCGGCGCCGTACTGACCGGGCAGCTCTCCATCGGCTGGTGCAACGACGCCTACGACGCCCGCCGGGACAGCGCCACCGGCCGCCGGGGCAAGCCCGTCGCGGACGGCGCGATCGGGGCACGGGAGGTGTGGACGGCCGCCTGCGCCGCGCTGGCCCTGTGCGTACCGCTCTCCTTCGCGTGCGGGTGGGCGGCGGGCGCCGCGCATCTGACGGCCGTCGCGGCCGCGTGGGCGTACGACCTGCGGCTCAAGGCCACCCGCTGGTCCTGGGCGCCCTACGCGCTCGCCTTCGCCGCGCTCCCGGCCTTCGTCACGCTCGGTCTGCCGGGGCGGCCGTGGCCCGCCTGGTGGGTGCTGGCCGCCGGGGCGCTGCTGGGCGTCGGCGCCCACCTCGGCAATGTGCTCCCGGACATCCGGGGCGACCTGGCGACCGGGGTACGGGGCTGGCCGCAGCTCCTCGGCCCCGGCCGGGTACGGCTGCTGCTGCCGGTGCCCCTGGTCACCGCCTCCGCCCTGCTGGCGCTCGGGCCCGCCGGACCGCCCGGTGTCCGGCAGCTGGCCGGGCTGGCCGGGGCCGGGCTGATCGCGGTGGCCGGGACGGTGCTGGGACGCCGCCGGGAACGGGCCGCGTTCGCGGCGGCGGTCGCCGTGGCGGCGCTGGACGTGGCACTGCTGCTGAGCGGCGGCGGGCTCGGTACCGGGGCATCCTGA
- a CDS encoding DUF6480 family protein has product MPDSLPPPESLPPPGETPPVEGSTAEAHPERPDGGPFEHPRIWLSLIIIGCALIAAFFLVRMIDL; this is encoded by the coding sequence ATGCCGGACTCACTGCCCCCGCCCGAGTCACTGCCCCCGCCCGGCGAGACCCCGCCCGTGGAGGGATCGACCGCCGAGGCCCATCCCGAGCGGCCGGACGGCGGACCCTTCGAGCACCCCCGGATCTGGCTGTCCCTCATCATCATCGGCTGTGCGCTGATCGCCGCGTTCTTCCTGGTCAGGATGATCGACCTGTGA
- a CDS encoding carbohydrate ABC transporter permease: MNRRRFPWLSYLLVVTGAVLTVVPFLDMVMTSFKGPGESGTLPYRFLPEAFDLSNYRAAVDQLDLPMLFRNSVVATTLINASVLLTSSLAGYALAKLRFPGRDFIFRLVLSTMMFPPFLFFIPHFLILVHWPLAGGNDLLGRGGAGLTVSIVALAMPFLVNGFGIFLMRQFMVSIPDEVLEAARIDGAGEFAVWWRIVVPQTKPVMVTLGLLTFVDAWNEYIWALLVSTANPDVMTLPVGIQLLQDYVDPTRTMPIVMAGLVLSILPVLVLFLLLQRHYVRGIVLSGLK; encoded by the coding sequence GTGAACCGCCGCCGTTTCCCGTGGCTGTCGTACCTACTGGTCGTGACGGGCGCCGTGCTCACGGTGGTGCCGTTCCTGGACATGGTGATGACCTCGTTCAAGGGGCCGGGTGAGTCGGGCACGCTGCCCTACCGGTTCCTCCCCGAGGCGTTCGACCTGTCCAACTACCGGGCTGCGGTCGACCAGCTCGATCTGCCCATGCTATTCCGCAACAGCGTCGTCGCCACCACCCTGATCAACGCGTCCGTGCTGCTGACGTCGTCGCTCGCGGGCTACGCGCTCGCCAAACTCCGGTTCCCCGGACGGGACTTCATCTTCCGTCTGGTGCTGTCGACGATGATGTTCCCGCCGTTCCTCTTCTTCATCCCGCACTTCCTGATCCTGGTGCACTGGCCGCTGGCGGGCGGCAACGACCTGCTGGGCCGAGGGGGCGCGGGGCTGACCGTGAGCATCGTGGCGCTGGCGATGCCGTTCCTGGTCAACGGCTTCGGGATCTTCCTGATGCGCCAGTTCATGGTCTCGATCCCGGACGAGGTGCTGGAGGCCGCGCGGATCGACGGCGCCGGGGAGTTCGCGGTCTGGTGGCGGATCGTGGTGCCGCAGACCAAGCCGGTCATGGTGACGCTGGGGCTGCTGACGTTCGTCGACGCGTGGAACGAGTACATCTGGGCGCTGCTGGTGTCGACCGCCAACCCGGACGTGATGACGCTGCCGGTCGGCATCCAGCTGCTACAGGACTACGTCGACCCGACGCGCACGATGCCGATCGTGATGGCGGGCCTGGTCCTGAGCATCCTGCCGGTGCTGGTGCTCTTCCTGCTGCTCCAGCGCCATTACGTCCGGGGGATCGTGCTCAGCGGTCTGAAGTGA
- a CDS encoding carbohydrate ABC transporter permease, giving the protein MVNALTPETTARPPRPRSAEPARTAVDPRARARRHQAVVAYLFLAPVLLFFAVFLILPLGFALLLSMSRWAGFDLADIKPVGLDNFTSLFADGSTFLTPILTNTLLFALGTVALALAGSVLVATCIDNLRFQGLWRTLYLLPIVTTVVAVGNVWKYMYEPGGLVNGALNAVGLDSVAFLQDPDTALPAVVVVQAWASVGSAILILTAGLKSIPESYYEAAALDGAGPVTVFLRITLPLLRPALLFVCVTQFITGLQSFALIIVMTKGGPGDATNVAALEMYRQAFSYGDWGTASAAAFVLFVVILIVTLAQLWIFRRRGEDA; this is encoded by the coding sequence ATGGTGAACGCCCTGACCCCGGAGACGACCGCGCGCCCCCCGCGCCCGCGCTCCGCCGAACCGGCCCGGACGGCCGTGGACCCCCGCGCCCGCGCCCGGCGTCATCAGGCGGTCGTCGCCTATCTGTTCCTCGCGCCGGTGCTGCTGTTCTTCGCCGTCTTCCTGATCCTGCCGCTCGGCTTCGCGCTGCTGCTGTCGATGTCCCGCTGGGCGGGGTTCGACCTCGCCGACATCAAGCCGGTCGGCCTGGACAACTTCACGAGTCTGTTCGCGGACGGCTCGACGTTCCTCACCCCGATCCTCACCAACACCCTGCTGTTCGCACTGGGGACGGTGGCGCTGGCGCTGGCGGGCTCGGTGCTGGTCGCGACCTGCATCGACAACCTGCGCTTCCAGGGGCTGTGGCGCACCCTGTACCTGCTGCCGATCGTGACGACCGTGGTCGCCGTCGGCAATGTGTGGAAGTACATGTACGAGCCGGGCGGCCTGGTCAACGGCGCGCTGAACGCCGTCGGGCTGGACTCGGTGGCGTTCCTCCAGGACCCGGACACCGCGCTGCCCGCGGTGGTGGTGGTCCAGGCGTGGGCGTCGGTCGGGTCGGCGATCCTCATCCTGACCGCCGGGCTGAAGTCCATCCCGGAGTCGTACTACGAGGCGGCCGCGCTGGACGGCGCCGGGCCGGTGACCGTCTTCCTGCGGATCACGCTGCCGCTGCTGCGGCCGGCGCTGCTGTTCGTGTGCGTCACCCAGTTCATCACCGGGCTCCAGTCGTTCGCGCTGATCATCGTGATGACCAAGGGCGGCCCCGGTGACGCGACCAACGTGGCGGCGTTGGAGATGTACCGGCAGGCGTTCTCCTACGGGGACTGGGGCACCGCGAGTGCCGCCGCCTTCGTGCTGTTCGTGGTGATTTTGATCGTCACCCTGGCCCAGTTGTGGATCTTCCGGCGCAGGGGGGAGGACGCGTGA
- a CDS encoding ABC transporter substrate-binding protein, with product MTGAPHGLSRRRFALAATLLAAGCAAPRQGTGRPGDPVVLTLLSHYASGELKAALQGPVDEWNATHDRVKVRTKAVEFNDLLTTFMVRQAAGQGADILQPYCLWNGQLVRAGVLRPAPPEDAAEITRGYGAAAAGSASVDGQVYGYPTEAQTYALYYNQRLLRESGITHPPRTWRELEDTAYRTTRRDRYGNTLVQGFGLSTYDDSTTVGQTLALLNAAGGTFVSRDGRRTAIDSPAGRAVLELEHRLVGRGASEPGVNVYKAFQSGQVAMVISAGWWTGSLKSQMGAAYRDVAVAPVPVPELGDKPATLATGFMLGVNASSRHPREAWEFLRWLNTDRVGVGEGATVTRMSALQVSVGSLTGRADDMRTLLGKGGDPNLRPFLDALGYAVPEPNVPGAQQAKSLLRKNVEALWTGQQSVEQSLRTIRRQVDQEVSRSW from the coding sequence GTGACCGGGGCGCCGCACGGGCTGAGCCGCCGCCGCTTCGCGCTCGCCGCCACCCTGCTCGCGGCGGGCTGCGCCGCTCCGCGCCAGGGCACCGGGCGGCCCGGCGACCCGGTCGTCCTCACCCTGCTCTCGCACTATGCGAGCGGTGAGCTGAAGGCGGCCCTTCAGGGGCCGGTGGACGAGTGGAACGCCACGCACGACCGGGTCAAGGTCCGCACCAAGGCGGTGGAGTTCAACGACCTGCTGACCACGTTCATGGTCCGGCAGGCGGCCGGCCAGGGCGCCGACATCCTCCAGCCGTACTGCCTGTGGAACGGCCAGCTCGTCCGCGCCGGGGTGCTGCGCCCCGCCCCGCCCGAGGACGCGGCGGAGATCACCCGGGGCTACGGCGCCGCGGCGGCCGGCTCGGCCTCGGTCGACGGCCAGGTCTACGGCTATCCCACCGAGGCGCAGACGTACGCCCTCTACTACAACCAGCGCCTGCTCCGGGAATCCGGCATCACCCATCCCCCGCGCACTTGGCGGGAGTTGGAGGACACCGCGTACCGCACCACCCGGCGCGACCGGTACGGCAACACCCTGGTCCAGGGCTTCGGCCTCTCCACCTACGACGACTCCACCACTGTCGGCCAGACCCTCGCCCTGCTCAACGCGGCCGGGGGCACCTTCGTGTCCCGGGACGGCAGGCGCACCGCCATCGACTCACCGGCCGGGCGGGCCGTGCTGGAACTGGAGCACCGTCTGGTCGGCCGGGGGGCGAGCGAGCCCGGCGTCAACGTCTACAAGGCGTTCCAGTCCGGGCAGGTGGCGATGGTGATCAGTGCCGGATGGTGGACCGGCAGCCTCAAGTCCCAGATGGGCGCCGCCTATCGGGATGTGGCGGTGGCTCCGGTGCCCGTCCCGGAGCTGGGCGACAAGCCCGCCACCCTCGCCACCGGGTTCATGCTCGGCGTCAACGCCTCCAGTCGACACCCGCGCGAGGCATGGGAGTTCCTGCGCTGGCTCAACACCGACCGGGTGGGCGTGGGCGAGGGAGCGACGGTGACCCGGATGAGTGCCCTCCAGGTGTCGGTGGGCTCGCTGACGGGCCGCGCCGACGACATGCGGACGCTGCTCGGCAAGGGCGGCGATCCCAACCTGCGCCCCTTCCTCGACGCGCTCGGATACGCGGTGCCGGAGCCTAACGTGCCGGGCGCGCAGCAGGCCAAGTCGCTGCTGCGGAAGAACGTCGAGGCGCTGTGGACCGGTCAGCAGTCGGTGGAGCAGTCGCTGCGTACCATCCGCCGCCAGGTCGACCAGGAGGTGTCGCGCTCATGGTGA
- a CDS encoding GNAT family N-acetyltransferase produces MTDPTTRARTLIRGFRPGDGPPLVAAWCRSAPADPVTADRFRSLVLLDANFDPAGLRVAEEDGRLVGAAYAVRRLTPMTGTDLEPEQGWLPFFFVDPAARGRGVGRQLLTDTLDWLLAHGRTRVDFAPYTPNYFLPGLDAGTYPEAAALLESMGFHTVDEAVAMDRSLTDYAFPPEVTRRVGELILQGYEFGTPTDDDLPALLALAAVHFVPDWARAIRECLLHGAPLDRIVVARDPSGRLVGWAMHGAYESAIERFGPFGVLDEMRGTGLGNVLLHLVLERMRALGAGSAWFLWTDHDSSAARLYRRAGFGTTRVFRVLRREAAR; encoded by the coding sequence ATGACCGATCCCACGACGAGGGCCCGGACCCTGATCCGCGGGTTCCGGCCGGGTGACGGTCCGCCGCTGGTGGCGGCGTGGTGCCGGAGCGCGCCCGCCGACCCGGTCACCGCGGACCGCTTCCGCTCCCTGGTGCTGCTCGACGCCAACTTCGACCCGGCCGGCCTGCGGGTGGCGGAGGAGGACGGGCGCCTGGTCGGCGCGGCCTACGCGGTACGCCGGCTGACCCCGATGACCGGCACCGACCTGGAACCCGAACAGGGCTGGCTCCCCTTCTTCTTCGTCGACCCGGCCGCCCGAGGACGCGGTGTGGGAAGGCAGTTGCTCACCGACACCCTGGACTGGCTGCTCGCCCACGGCCGCACCCGCGTCGACTTCGCCCCGTACACCCCGAACTACTTCCTCCCCGGTCTGGACGCCGGGACCTACCCGGAGGCGGCCGCTCTGCTGGAGTCCATGGGCTTCCACACGGTGGACGAGGCGGTGGCGATGGACCGCTCGCTGACCGACTACGCCTTCCCGCCGGAGGTCACGCGTCGGGTCGGTGAACTGATCTTGCAGGGCTACGAGTTCGGGACCCCCACCGATGACGACCTGCCCGCGCTCCTCGCGCTGGCCGCCGTCCACTTCGTGCCGGACTGGGCGCGCGCGATCCGGGAGTGTCTGCTGCACGGCGCCCCGCTGGACCGGATCGTGGTCGCGCGGGACCCCTCGGGCCGGCTGGTGGGCTGGGCGATGCACGGCGCGTACGAGTCGGCGATCGAGCGGTTCGGGCCGTTCGGGGTGCTGGACGAGATGCGTGGCACCGGCCTCGGCAACGTGCTGCTGCATCTGGTCCTGGAGCGGATGCGGGCGCTGGGCGCGGGGTCGGCGTGGTTCCTGTGGACCGATCACGACTCGTCGGCGGCCCGGCTGTACCGCCGGGCCGGGTTCGGCACGACGCGGGTGTTCCGGGTGCTGCGCCGGGAGGCGGCCCGGTGA
- a CDS encoding exo-beta-N-acetylmuramidase NamZ family protein — protein sequence MSSADDRSTVTTGIARLCAVPGLAGPGRLGLVTNHTCVLPDLSPTAPALLEAGVNLAALFGPEHGLYGTAQAGAGEPDETDPATGLPVYDTYRRDGDRLDKLLINSGVDALVYDLQDVGARFYTYVWTMFDLMVSAARTGVRFVVADRPNPLGGLVSEGPVLDPAFASFVGRAPVPIRHGLTCGELAWFVNRSAVAEVVGRQADLTVIKAAGWRREMDAETTGLPWIAPSPNMPTYATAVVYPGTCLFEGTNVSEGRGTTQPFETVGAPYVDASFAPALTELGLPGVHFREVRYVPTFDKHAGRPVRGVQLHVTDREAFAPVRTAVAMLGTLRRLYPDDFAWSGDFIDRLWGSDELRRTVDAGEDPLTLCEAPAPPGRWAGDDVLLYS from the coding sequence ATGAGTAGTGCGGACGACCGCTCCACGGTGACGACCGGGATCGCCCGGCTCTGCGCGGTGCCCGGCCTCGCCGGGCCCGGCCGGCTCGGGCTGGTGACCAACCACACGTGTGTGCTGCCCGACTTGAGCCCGACGGCGCCCGCCCTGCTGGAGGCGGGCGTCAACCTGGCCGCCCTGTTCGGCCCCGAACACGGGCTGTACGGCACCGCCCAGGCGGGCGCAGGCGAGCCGGACGAGACCGACCCGGCCACCGGGCTGCCGGTCTACGACACCTATCGCCGCGACGGCGACCGGCTCGACAAGCTGCTGATCAACAGCGGCGTGGACGCGCTGGTGTACGACCTCCAGGACGTCGGGGCGCGCTTCTACACCTATGTGTGGACGATGTTCGACCTGATGGTCTCGGCCGCGCGCACCGGCGTGCGGTTCGTGGTGGCCGACCGGCCCAATCCGCTCGGCGGCCTGGTCAGCGAGGGCCCGGTGCTCGACCCGGCGTTCGCGAGCTTCGTCGGGCGGGCGCCGGTGCCGATCCGGCACGGGCTGACCTGCGGGGAGCTGGCCTGGTTCGTCAACAGGTCGGCGGTGGCCGAAGTCGTCGGACGTCAGGCCGACTTGACGGTGATCAAGGCGGCCGGGTGGCGGCGGGAGATGGACGCGGAGACCACCGGCCTCCCCTGGATCGCGCCCTCCCCCAACATGCCGACGTACGCCACCGCCGTCGTCTACCCCGGCACCTGCCTGTTCGAGGGCACCAACGTCTCCGAGGGCCGGGGCACCACCCAGCCCTTCGAGACCGTCGGCGCACCGTACGTCGACGCCAGCTTCGCCCCCGCGCTCACTGAACTCGGCCTACCCGGCGTGCACTTCAGGGAGGTGCGCTATGTGCCGACCTTCGACAAGCACGCCGGACGGCCCGTGCGCGGGGTCCAGCTCCATGTCACCGACCGCGAGGCGTTCGCGCCCGTGCGCACCGCCGTCGCCATGCTCGGCACCCTGCGACGGCTCTACCCGGACGACTTCGCCTGGTCCGGCGACTTCATCGACCGCCTCTGGGGCTCCGACGAACTGCGGCGGACGGTCGACGCGGGCGAGGACCCGCTGACGCTGTGCGAGGCACCCGCGCCGCCCGGCCGATGGGCCGGAGACGACGTACTCCTCTACTCCTGA
- a CDS encoding DUF6584 family protein, with protein MPLRDTLARVDEDLAAGRVPVARQRLRGLVSSFPHDPVLRRRLAEVYRLYGEPAQAGRWMYLEEDRDTAETAAFEAWYPSPARRRAALRWDGAESLAPTEFAREQLAALTVPQPEAGKSSGHADAKGSLAALGCLVLALAFLAIWVIGVIALFR; from the coding sequence ATGCCACTGAGAGACACCCTCGCCCGAGTCGACGAGGACCTGGCCGCCGGCCGCGTCCCCGTCGCGCGCCAGCGTCTGCGCGGACTGGTGTCGTCGTTCCCGCACGATCCGGTGCTCCGCCGCCGCCTCGCCGAGGTGTACCGGCTGTACGGCGAACCCGCCCAGGCGGGCCGGTGGATGTACCTGGAGGAGGACCGCGACACGGCCGAGACCGCCGCCTTCGAGGCGTGGTACCCCAGCCCCGCGCGGCGCCGGGCCGCGCTTCGCTGGGACGGCGCGGAATCGCTCGCCCCGACGGAGTTCGCCAGGGAGCAACTGGCGGCGCTGACCGTCCCGCAACCGGAAGCCGGGAAAAGTTCCGGTCACGCGGACGCCAAGGGCTCCCTGGCGGCGCTCGGGTGTCTGGTACTGGCCCTCGCATTCCTGGCGATCTGGGTGATCGGCGTCATCGCCCTCTTCCGGTGA
- a CDS encoding ATP-binding protein, protein MSVPAPSVQHRSTAARRGSWAVPAAVMAVTAVAVAVAVGLSPSGTHRWTLVVAGAGWVCVAVAVLAGHLLVRRARLAAVTQAAENDRLRAQAQQTAAQTGHLVNVTLPSLHNLVLAGSGAADALAGVSMPNDQNLRRLAQLSAGALEEAVGRAAAADEESRQTQDALNEVLAEVDRLGRETLPAAVTLLAEGRSADTVLGELALPQMPLMHDLSELFVRELARSERRAGGARIASTKALSRVQAKAVSMLADLRAMQDEHDGKMLGDLMRLDHKTSQLVLIADRLALLMGGKTSRTWNKPIRMESILRGAIGRIAAYQRVRLHFTSQAAISGFAAEGVMHLLAELIDNAANFSPPTDEVHVYVEEHRAGIVVTVEDSGLTMSEAAMRHAAGAVAGSMADLASLQGTRLGLAVVGLLALKYRINVSYRPSSRGGTGVVVLLPRHLIAQQRDPWPAQQREAAQTTAARPVPAPEAPAPVADAPVFEAPVIEAPVSEPPVRPEPPVIVPEVPGQTRHEPPAAAAPAATPNGLPVRKPGRTMSDAERAQRPASEPTPPRKRPVHDVGSRFGAFHRSRKGDTLGGRPDPQPPTAG, encoded by the coding sequence ATGTCAGTTCCTGCACCGTCCGTTCAACACCGCTCGACGGCAGCCCGGCGCGGCTCGTGGGCGGTGCCCGCGGCCGTGATGGCGGTGACCGCCGTCGCGGTCGCCGTCGCGGTCGGGTTGTCGCCGTCCGGTACGCACAGATGGACGCTCGTCGTCGCGGGCGCGGGCTGGGTGTGTGTCGCCGTGGCGGTGCTCGCCGGACACCTCCTCGTCCGCCGCGCCCGGCTCGCCGCCGTCACCCAGGCCGCCGAGAACGACCGGCTCCGCGCACAGGCCCAGCAGACGGCCGCGCAGACCGGCCACCTGGTCAACGTCACGCTGCCCTCCCTGCACAACCTGGTGCTGGCCGGCAGCGGCGCCGCCGACGCGCTCGCGGGCGTGTCGATGCCCAACGACCAGAACCTGCGCCGGCTCGCCCAGCTCTCCGCCGGCGCCCTGGAGGAGGCCGTGGGCCGCGCGGCCGCCGCCGACGAGGAGTCCCGGCAGACCCAGGACGCCCTCAACGAGGTGCTGGCCGAGGTGGACCGGCTCGGCCGGGAAACGCTGCCCGCCGCCGTCACCCTGCTCGCCGAGGGCCGCTCGGCCGACACCGTGCTCGGTGAACTCGCCCTGCCCCAGATGCCGTTGATGCACGACCTGAGCGAGCTGTTCGTCCGCGAACTCGCGCGCAGCGAGCGGCGCGCGGGCGGAGCCCGGATCGCCTCCACCAAGGCGCTCAGCCGGGTCCAGGCCAAGGCCGTCAGCATGCTCGCCGACCTGCGGGCGATGCAGGACGAGCACGACGGCAAGATGCTCGGCGACCTCATGCGGCTGGACCACAAGACCTCCCAGCTCGTGCTGATCGCCGACCGGCTGGCGCTGCTCATGGGCGGCAAGACCAGCCGTACCTGGAACAAGCCGATCCGGATGGAGAGCATCCTCCGGGGCGCCATCGGCCGTATCGCCGCCTACCAGCGGGTCCGGCTGCACTTCACCTCCCAGGCCGCGATCTCCGGGTTCGCCGCCGAGGGCGTGATGCACCTCCTCGCCGAACTGATCGACAACGCCGCCAACTTCTCCCCGCCCACCGACGAGGTCCACGTCTACGTCGAGGAGCACCGGGCCGGGATCGTCGTCACCGTCGAGGACAGCGGACTGACCATGTCCGAGGCGGCGATGCGGCACGCCGCGGGTGCGGTGGCCGGCAGCATGGCCGACCTCGCCTCCCTCCAGGGCACCCGGCTCGGCCTCGCCGTGGTCGGACTGCTCGCGCTCAAGTACCGGATCAACGTCAGCTACCGGCCCTCCTCGCGCGGCGGCACCGGCGTGGTCGTCCTGCTGCCCCGGCACCTCATCGCGCAGCAGCGCGACCCGTGGCCCGCGCAGCAGCGCGAGGCGGCACAGACGACCGCCGCCCGGCCGGTCCCGGCCCCCGAGGCGCCGGCCCCCGTCGCCGATGCCCCCGTCTTCGAGGCACCGGTCATCGAGGCACCGGTCAGCGAGCCGCCCGTACGCCCCGAGCCGCCCGTCATCGTGCCGGAGGTACCCGGGCAGACCCGGCACGAGCCGCCGGCCGCCGCCGCGCCCGCCGCCACCCCGAACGGGCTCCCCGTGCGCAAACCCGGCCGCACCATGAGCGACGCCGAGCGCGCCCAGCGCCCCGCGAGCGAGCCCACCCCGCCCCGCAAGCGGCCCGTGCACGACGTCGGCTCCCGCTTCGGCGCCTTCCACCGCTCGCGCAAGGGCGACACCCTGGGCGGCCGCCCCGACCCCCAGCCGCCGACCGCCGGTTAA
- a CDS encoding roadblock/LC7 domain-containing protein — protein MQTTDNSLVWLLQNLLEQTPGARHALVLSRDGLKLCWTPDLAADQADQLAAICSGLQALSHGASVEFGDGSGGVLHAMTAFHGGLLCIVGAGEGAHLAVVAAEDADPGRLGEEMTGLVDKIGEHLRAAPRQPFQGSTRP, from the coding sequence ATGCAGACCACCGACAACAGCCTCGTCTGGCTACTGCAGAACCTGCTGGAGCAGACGCCCGGTGCCCGGCACGCCCTGGTCCTCTCACGCGACGGCCTCAAGCTGTGCTGGACCCCCGACCTGGCCGCGGATCAGGCCGACCAGCTCGCCGCGATCTGCTCCGGCCTCCAGGCCCTGTCCCACGGCGCGTCCGTGGAGTTCGGGGACGGCTCCGGCGGCGTGCTGCACGCCATGACCGCGTTCCACGGCGGCCTGCTCTGCATCGTCGGCGCCGGTGAGGGCGCGCACCTCGCGGTCGTCGCCGCCGAGGACGCCGACCCCGGCCGCCTCGGCGAGGAGATGACCGGGCTCGTCGACAAGATCGGCGAGCATCTGCGGGCCGCGCCCCGGCAGCCGTTCCAAGGGAGTACCCGGCCGTGA